In Prunus dulcis chromosome 1, ALMONDv2, whole genome shotgun sequence, the following are encoded in one genomic region:
- the LOC117624910 gene encoding thioredoxin H-type-like yields the protein MAEENQVFDCNTTDAWEEQLRRGNENKRLLVVDFTAWSYGPCQLIAPILAELAKKNPEVTFLKVYVDELKTVSEKWGVDAVPTFLFLKEGKVVDKVVGAKKDELRTKVGKHAAVTSPADDSCPTSDTCPTGATAIATATSSESATATCTATATSTATSTDTA from the exons atggCTGAAGAAAATCAAGTCTTCGACTGCAACACTACTGACGCATGGGAAGAGCAGCTCCGTAGGGGAAACGAGAACAAGAGACTg CTGGTGGTGGATTTCACGGCTTGGTCTTATGGACCTTGCCAGTTGATCGCCCCAATCTTGGCGGAGTTGGCTAAGAAGAACCCAGAAGTAACGTTCCTAAAGGTGTACGTGGATGAACTGAAGACTGTTTCTGAAAAGTGGGGTGTGGATGCAGTGCCTACCTTCCTCTTCCTCAAGGAAGGCAAGGTAGTGGACAAGGTTGTGGGTGCCAAGAAAGACGAGTTACGGACCAAAGTAGGGAAGCATGCCGCTGTTACCTCCCCCGCTGATGATTCCTGTCCCACCAGTGATACCTGCCCCACCGGTGCTACTGCTATTGCTACTGCTACTTCTTCTGAGAGTGCTACTGCTACTTGTACTGCTACTGCTACTTCTACTGCTACTTCTACAGATACTGCCTAA
- the LOC117616593 gene encoding pentatricopeptide repeat-containing protein At1g19720 isoform X1 has protein sequence MENFTIPCKSSPPTPILPSKLGNPSEFSLRHAKPIISFSRKTLPKFTDTHLNYLCKNGQFSEAITVLDSIAQIGSKVPPTTYMNLLQSCIDTNSIQLGRKLHEHIDLVEEINPFVETKLVSMYAKCGFLDDARKVFHAMRERNLYTWSAMIGACLRDQRWKEVVELFFSMMKDGVLPDYFLFPKILQACGNCSNIEATKLIHSIAVRCNLTSCIHVNNSILAVYAKCGNLEWARRFFDNMDERDGVSWNAIISGYCHKGESGEARRLFDAMSKEGIEPGLVTWNTLIASHNQLRHCDVAMELMRRMESCGITPDVYTWTSMISGFAQNNRKHQSLDFFKKMLLAGVQPNGITITSAISACTSLKSLNQGLEIYSLAIKMGFIDDVLVGNSLIDMFSKCGEVEAAQKIFSMIPDKDVYTWNSMIGGYCQAKYCGKAYELFTKMQESDVHPNAVTWNVMITGYMQNGDADQAMDLFQRMEKDGKIKRNTASWNSLVSGYLQLGEKNKAFGVFRQMQAYCVNPNSVTILSVLPSCANLVAMKKVKEIHGSVLRRNLESEIPVANALIDSYAKSGNIAYSRIIFDTMSSKDTITWNSAISGYVLHGRSDVALDLFDQMKKSGLKPNRGTVANIIHAYSLAGKVDEGTQAFHSITEDYQIIPGLEHYSAMVDLYGRSGRLQEAMEFIEGMPIEPDSSVWGALFTACRIYGNLALAVRAGEHLLVSEPGNVLIQQLMLQAYALCGKSEDISKLRKFGRDYPKKKFLGQCWIEVKNSLHTFISGDRLKLCSIFLNLWLQNIEEKAKTPDFCNELCVEEEEEEIGWIHSEKLAFAFALSGSQSVPQSIRIMKNLRMCGDCHRIAKYISVAFGCDIYLSDAKSFHHFSNGRCSCGDYW, from the coding sequence ATGGAGAATTTCACAATCCCATGCAAATCAAGCCCTCCCACACCTATTCTACCCTCCAAACTTGGCAACCCATCTGAATTCTCACTAAGACACGCCAAACCCATAATCTCTTTCTCCAGGAAAACTCTCCCAAAATTCACCGACACTCATTTAAACTATCTCTGCAAGAATGGCCAGTTCAGCGAGGCCATCACGGTTCTTGACTCTATTGCCCAAATTGGGTCCAAGGTACCACCCACCACTTATATGAATTTACTTCAATCTTGTATTGACACCAATTCCATTCAGCTGGGTCGGAAGCTCCATGAGCATATTGATTTAGTTGAGGAAATAAACCCATTTGTTGAGACTAAGTTGGTGAGCATGTATGCCAAATGTGGGTTTTTGGATGATGCTCGTAAGGTGTTTCACGCAATGCGTGAGAGAAATTTGTACACTTGGTCAGCCATGATTGGTGCGTGTCTTAGAGACCAAAGGTGGAAAGAGGTTGTGGAGCTTTTTTTCTCGATGATGAAAGATGGAGTTTTGCCGGATTATTTTTTGTTCCCTAAGATATTGCAGGCTTGTGGGAATTGTTCCAATATCGAGGCCACGAAATTGATACATTCCATTGCGGTTCGATGTAATTTGACTAGTTGTATTCATGTGAACAATTCAATATTAGCCGTGTACGCAAAGTGTGGAAATTTGGAGTGGGCAAGGAGGTTTTTTGACAACATGGATGAGAGGGATGGGGTGAGTTGGAATGCAATTATATCTGGTTATTGCCACAAAGGTGAGAGTGGAGAAGCTCGTAGACTGTTTGATGCGATGAGCAAAGAAGGGATTGAACCGGGTTTGGTAACGTGGAATACGTTAATTGCTAGTCATAACCAGTTACGGCATTGCGATGTTGCGATGGAACTGATGAGGAGGATGGAGAGCTGTGGGATAACTCCTGATGTATATACTTGGACTTCTATGATTTCAGGGTTTGCTCAAAACAACAGGAAACACCAGTCACTGGATTTTTTTAAGAAGATGCTTTTGGCAGGGGTACAACCAAACGGGATTACAATTACTAGTGCAATCTCAGCATGCACGTCTTTAAAATCACTGAACCAAGGGTTGGAAATCTATTCTCTTGCTATAAAGATGGGCTTCATTGATGACGTACTGGTTGGAAATTCACTCATTGACATGTTTTCAAAGTGTGGGGAAGTAGAAGCTGCTCAGAAGATCTTCAGTATGATCCCAGATAAAGATGTCTACACTTGGAACTCAATGATAGGAGGATATTGCCAAGCCAAGTATTGTGGTAAGGCGTATGAACTGTTCACGAAGATGCAGGAATCAGATGTACATCCCAATGCCGTGACCTGGAATGTGATGATCACAGGATACATGCAGAATGGAGATGCTGATCAAGCAATGGACCTCTTCCAAAGGATGGAAAAAGATGGGAAAATTAAACGAAATACGGCATCATGGAACTCTCTTGTCTCTGGCTACCTGCAACttggggaaaaaaacaagGCATTTGGGGTGTTCAGGCAGATGCAGGCCTACTGTGTTAATCCCAATTCAGTTACTATATTGAGTGTCCTACCTTCTTGTGCGAATTTAGTTGCCATGAAAAAGGTGAAAGAGATTCATGGTAGTGTATTGCGTAGAAATTTGGAGTCTGAAATCCCTGTTGCAAATGCCCTGATTGACTCTTATGCCAAATCAGGAAACATAGCATATTCAAGAATCATATTTGATACAATGTCGTCCAAAGATACCATCACCTGGAACTCAGCAATTTCTGGTTATGTCTTACATGGTCGTTCAGATGTTGCACTTGATCTTTTTGATCAGATGAAGAAGTCGGGGCTTAAACCAAATAGAGGTACCGTTGCAAATATCATACATGCATACAGTCTGGCTGGAAAGGTAGATGAGGGAACACAAGCGTTCCACAGCATCACTGAAGACTATCAAATTATACCAGGTCTAGAACATTATTCAGCTATGGTAGATCTATATGGTCGTTCTGGTAGGCTTCAAGAAGCAATGGAGTTTATTGAAGGTATGCCCATAGAACCAGACTCCTCTGTTTGGGGTGCCTTATTTACAGCATGTAGGATTTATGGGAACCTTGCCTTGGCAGTTCGTGCAGGGGAGCATTTACTTGTCTCGGAACCAGGGAATGTTTTGATTCAACAGTTAATGTTACAGGCATATGCTTTATGTGGGAAGTCTGAGGATATATCAAAATTGAGAAAGTTTGGAAGAGAttatccaaaaaagaaatttcttGGTCAGTGCTGGATTGAAGTCAAGAACTCACTGCATACGTTTATTTCAGGTGACAGATTGAAATTATGCTCAATCTTTCTAAATTTGTGGTTACAAAACATAGAAGAAAAGGCAAAGACACCTGATTTTTGTAATGAGCTATGtgttgaggaagaagaggaggaaattGGCTGGATCCACAGTGAAAAGCTTGCATTTGCTTTTGCCCTGAGTGGCTCTCAAAGTGTACCCCAAAGTATTAGGATTATGAAAAATCTGAGAATGTGTGGAGACTGCCATAGGATAGCGAAGTACATATCTGTGGCTTTTGGGTGTGATATATATTTGAGCGACGCGAAGTCCTTCCACCATTTTAGTAATGGCCGTTGTTCTTGTGGGGACTATTGGTAG
- the LOC117616593 gene encoding pentatricopeptide repeat-containing protein At1g19720 isoform X2 — protein MENFTIPCKSSPPTPILPSKLGNPSEFSLRHAKPIISFSRKTLPKFTDTHLNYLCKNGQFSEAITVLDSIAQIGSKVPPTTYMNLLQSCIDTNSIQLGRKLHEHIDLVEEINPFVETKLVSMYAKCGFLDDARKVFHAMRERNLYTWSAMIGACLRDQRWKEVVELFFSMMKDGVLPDYFLFPKILQACGNCSNIEATKLIHSIAVRCNLTSCIHVNNSILAVYAKCGNLEWARRFFDNMDERDGVSWNAIISGYCHKGESGEARRLFDAMSKEGIEPGLVTWNTLIASHNQLRHCDVAMELMRRMESCGITPDVYTWTSMISGFAQNNRKHQSLDFFKKMLLAGVQPNGITITSAISACTSLKSLNQGLEIYSLAIKMGFIDDVLVGNSLIDMFSKCGEVEAAQKIFSMIPDKDVYTWNSMIGGYCQAKYCGKAYELFTKMQESDVHPNAVTWNVMITGYMQNGDADQAMDLFQRMEKDGKIKRNTASWNSLVSGYLQLGEKNKAFGVFRQMQAYCVNPNSVTILSVLPSCANLVAMKKVKEIHGSVLRRNLESEIPVANALIDSYAKSGNIAYSRIIFDTMSSKDTITWNSAISGYVLHGRSDVALDLFDQMKKSGLKPNRGTVANIIHAYSLAGKVDEGTQAFHSITEDYQIIPGLEHYSAMVDLYGRSGRLQEAMEFIEVRAGEHLLVSEPGNVLIQQLMLQAYALCGKSEDISKLRKFGRDYPKKKFLGQCWIEVKNSLHTFISGDRLKLCSIFLNLWLQNIEEKAKTPDFCNELCVEEEEEEIGWIHSEKLAFAFALSGSQSVPQSIRIMKNLRMCGDCHRIAKYISVAFGCDIYLSDAKSFHHFSNGRCSCGDYW, from the exons ATGGAGAATTTCACAATCCCATGCAAATCAAGCCCTCCCACACCTATTCTACCCTCCAAACTTGGCAACCCATCTGAATTCTCACTAAGACACGCCAAACCCATAATCTCTTTCTCCAGGAAAACTCTCCCAAAATTCACCGACACTCATTTAAACTATCTCTGCAAGAATGGCCAGTTCAGCGAGGCCATCACGGTTCTTGACTCTATTGCCCAAATTGGGTCCAAGGTACCACCCACCACTTATATGAATTTACTTCAATCTTGTATTGACACCAATTCCATTCAGCTGGGTCGGAAGCTCCATGAGCATATTGATTTAGTTGAGGAAATAAACCCATTTGTTGAGACTAAGTTGGTGAGCATGTATGCCAAATGTGGGTTTTTGGATGATGCTCGTAAGGTGTTTCACGCAATGCGTGAGAGAAATTTGTACACTTGGTCAGCCATGATTGGTGCGTGTCTTAGAGACCAAAGGTGGAAAGAGGTTGTGGAGCTTTTTTTCTCGATGATGAAAGATGGAGTTTTGCCGGATTATTTTTTGTTCCCTAAGATATTGCAGGCTTGTGGGAATTGTTCCAATATCGAGGCCACGAAATTGATACATTCCATTGCGGTTCGATGTAATTTGACTAGTTGTATTCATGTGAACAATTCAATATTAGCCGTGTACGCAAAGTGTGGAAATTTGGAGTGGGCAAGGAGGTTTTTTGACAACATGGATGAGAGGGATGGGGTGAGTTGGAATGCAATTATATCTGGTTATTGCCACAAAGGTGAGAGTGGAGAAGCTCGTAGACTGTTTGATGCGATGAGCAAAGAAGGGATTGAACCGGGTTTGGTAACGTGGAATACGTTAATTGCTAGTCATAACCAGTTACGGCATTGCGATGTTGCGATGGAACTGATGAGGAGGATGGAGAGCTGTGGGATAACTCCTGATGTATATACTTGGACTTCTATGATTTCAGGGTTTGCTCAAAACAACAGGAAACACCAGTCACTGGATTTTTTTAAGAAGATGCTTTTGGCAGGGGTACAACCAAACGGGATTACAATTACTAGTGCAATCTCAGCATGCACGTCTTTAAAATCACTGAACCAAGGGTTGGAAATCTATTCTCTTGCTATAAAGATGGGCTTCATTGATGACGTACTGGTTGGAAATTCACTCATTGACATGTTTTCAAAGTGTGGGGAAGTAGAAGCTGCTCAGAAGATCTTCAGTATGATCCCAGATAAAGATGTCTACACTTGGAACTCAATGATAGGAGGATATTGCCAAGCCAAGTATTGTGGTAAGGCGTATGAACTGTTCACGAAGATGCAGGAATCAGATGTACATCCCAATGCCGTGACCTGGAATGTGATGATCACAGGATACATGCAGAATGGAGATGCTGATCAAGCAATGGACCTCTTCCAAAGGATGGAAAAAGATGGGAAAATTAAACGAAATACGGCATCATGGAACTCTCTTGTCTCTGGCTACCTGCAACttggggaaaaaaacaagGCATTTGGGGTGTTCAGGCAGATGCAGGCCTACTGTGTTAATCCCAATTCAGTTACTATATTGAGTGTCCTACCTTCTTGTGCGAATTTAGTTGCCATGAAAAAGGTGAAAGAGATTCATGGTAGTGTATTGCGTAGAAATTTGGAGTCTGAAATCCCTGTTGCAAATGCCCTGATTGACTCTTATGCCAAATCAGGAAACATAGCATATTCAAGAATCATATTTGATACAATGTCGTCCAAAGATACCATCACCTGGAACTCAGCAATTTCTGGTTATGTCTTACATGGTCGTTCAGATGTTGCACTTGATCTTTTTGATCAGATGAAGAAGTCGGGGCTTAAACCAAATAGAGGTACCGTTGCAAATATCATACATGCATACAGTCTGGCTGGAAAGGTAGATGAGGGAACACAAGCGTTCCACAGCATCACTGAAGACTATCAAATTATACCAGGTCTAGAACATTATTCAGCTATGGTAGATCTATATGGTCGTTCTGGTAGGCTTCAAGAAGCAATGGAGTTTATTGAAG TTCGTGCAGGGGAGCATTTACTTGTCTCGGAACCAGGGAATGTTTTGATTCAACAGTTAATGTTACAGGCATATGCTTTATGTGGGAAGTCTGAGGATATATCAAAATTGAGAAAGTTTGGAAGAGAttatccaaaaaagaaatttcttGGTCAGTGCTGGATTGAAGTCAAGAACTCACTGCATACGTTTATTTCAGGTGACAGATTGAAATTATGCTCAATCTTTCTAAATTTGTGGTTACAAAACATAGAAGAAAAGGCAAAGACACCTGATTTTTGTAATGAGCTATGtgttgaggaagaagaggaggaaattGGCTGGATCCACAGTGAAAAGCTTGCATTTGCTTTTGCCCTGAGTGGCTCTCAAAGTGTACCCCAAAGTATTAGGATTATGAAAAATCTGAGAATGTGTGGAGACTGCCATAGGATAGCGAAGTACATATCTGTGGCTTTTGGGTGTGATATATATTTGAGCGACGCGAAGTCCTTCCACCATTTTAGTAATGGCCGTTGTTCTTGTGGGGACTATTGGTAG
- the LOC117624887 gene encoding jacalin-related lectin 3, with product MSTFEGSEKKLVSVGPWGGQTGLIWEDGVYSTVKQLVIAHGAAIDSIQVEYDEKGTSFWAERHGGNGGWKTDTVKLAYPEEFLTSFEGHYGKISEWGPVSIRSLKFKSNKKTYGPFGIEQGTYFSLPAARAGSSKIVGFFGKSGWFLDSIGAYLKPIQNYQNQPSKTTLQTESYMIGGTDQNLAGYSVLQNCDVFFAIRPKDDYTANPAAVPVPNNKLSMQFSNSGELSDVETKFKTPSIEKVPAIAAEGVVTYGPWGGTGGFEFDDGVYSGIRQIKLSRNVGVVIYIKVQYDCDGEAVWGAKHGGTGGYKSDKIVFDFPNEILTHITGTFGAAMMMGPNVIKSLTFHTTKKKHGPYGEEQGTPFTTKLREGKIVGIHGRKGLFLDALGVHATEGKVNVETEIQTPPVTNTPNNCTAIIPKEPAGAITEVDNPHWSNKLLLTNRGKVEEVACGVIKEPTPSGPGPWGGDGGRAWDDGVFSGIRQIHLTRAAEGICSVQIEYDRNGQFIWSAKHGGNGGTAPHRIKLEYPHEVLTCISGYYGCISKNERPQIIKSLTFYTSRGKYGPFGEEVGTFFTSTTTEGKVVGLHGRSSFYLDAIGVHMQHWLGSGQKTSKISLFRKF from the exons ATG AGTACTTTTGAGGGATCCGAGAAAAAACTGGTATCAGTTGGGCCGTGGGGAGGCCAAACCGGGCTCATTTGGGAAGATGGAGTTTACTCAACGGTGAAGCAGTTGGTGATAGCTCATGGAGCGGCCATTGATTCCATTCAGGTTGAATATGATGAGAAAGGGACCTCATTTTGGGCTGAGAGGCATGGTGGAAATGGAGGCTGGAAAACAGACACG GTGAAGCTTGCTTATCCGGAAGAATTTTTAACTTCATTTGAGGGACATTATGGTAAGATTAGTGAATGGGGACCGGTCTCAATTCGATCACTTAAATTCAAgagcaacaaaaaaacttatgGACCATTTGGAATTGAACAAGGAACCTATTTTTCGCTCCCAGCGGCAAGAGCTGGGAGTAGTAAGATTGTTGGGTTCTTTGGCAAGTCTGGTTGGTTTCTTGATTCAATAGGAGCTTACCTAAAGCCTATTCAGAATTATCAAAACCAACCCTCAAAAACTACGCTTCAAACAGAGTCTTATATGATTGGTGGTACTGATCAGAACCTTGCCGGCTACTCAGTCCTCCAAAACTGCGATGTGTTTTTTGCTATAAGACCCAAGGATGACTACACTGCTAACCCAGCTGCAGTACCAGTACCCaacaacaagctctcaatgCAATTTTCTAATTCTGGAGAATTAAGTGATGTAGAAACCAAGTTCAAG ACGCCAAGTATTGAGAAGGTTCCGGCAATAGCCGCTGAAGGGGTGGTGACGTATGGTCCGTGGGGAGGGACAGgtggttttgaatttgatgatgGAGTTTATTCAGGAATTAGACAAATCAAGTTATCAAGAAACGTGGGAGTTGTAATATACATAAAGGTTCAGTATGATTGCGACGGTGAAGCTGTATGGGGAGCCAAACATGGCGGGACTGGAGGTTATAAAAGTGACAAG ATAGTTTTTGATTTTCCGAACGAAATCTTGACGCACATAACAGGAACATTTGGGGCTGCCATGATGATGGGGCCTAATGTGATTAAGTCCCTCACTTTCCACACAACGAAGAAGAAGCACGGGCCATATGGAGAAGAACAAGGAACCCCTTTCACCACCAAGCTTAGGGAAGGCAAGATTGTTGGAATTCATGGGAGGAAGGGTCTCTTCTTAGATGCTCTTGGGGTGCATGCCACAGAAGGGAAGGTCAATGTTGAGACTGAGATACAGACACCACCTGTCACAAATACTCCTAATAATTGCACTGCAATCATCCCAAAGGAGCCTGCAGGGGCCATCACGGAGGTAGACAATCCTCACTGGTCTAACAAGCTGCTACTGACAAACAGAGGAAAAGTTGAAGAG GTTGCTTGTGGGGTGATAAAAGAGCCAACCCCAAGTGGACCAGGGCCATGGGGTGGAGATGGAGGCAGAGCATGGGATGATGGAGTGTTTTCTGGGATTAGGCAGATTCATTTGACAAGAGCAGCAGAGGGCATTTGCTCAGTGCAGATTGAGTATGATCGAAACGGTCAATTCATTTGGTCCGCTAAGCATGGAGGCAATGGAGGAACTGCCCCACATCGA ATTAAATTGGAGTATCCTCATGAAGTGCTGACTTGTATATCTGGGTATTATGGTTGCATTAGTAAAAACGAGCGACCTCAAATTATAAAGTCGTTGACATTTTATACCAGCAGAGGCAAGTATGGTCCATTTGGGGAAGAAGTTGGGACATTTTTCACTTCAACTACCACAGAGGGCAAGGTGGTGGGCTTGCATGGCAGGAGCAGCTTCTATTTGGATGCCATTGGAGTTCATATGCAACATTGGCTGGGAAGTGGCCAGAAAACATCCaagatctctctcttcagGAAATTCTGA